A genomic window from Punica granatum isolate Tunisia-2019 chromosome 2, ASM765513v2, whole genome shotgun sequence includes:
- the LOC116195091 gene encoding polygalacturonase-like has translation MAKGTSSMSLSSLPLTLICIAYFLFSPPSATVTAQYDVVSLGAKADGESDSSKAFLSAWSSACASSSPATINVPAGSFYIKSATFDGPCRSTVTFKIAGTLVAPSDYSVIGSTDNWIIFHQVNGLNVVGGVLDGQGSGLWACKASGKGCPQGATNLEFSNSENIFVSGLSSVNSQMFHIVVNGCQNVKLQGVMVSALGTSPNTDGIHISQSKDVTVLNSKIGTGDDCVSIGPGASNLWIENVACGPGHGISIGSLGKDSQEEGVQNVTVKTATFTGTQNGVRIKSWARPSTAFVRNIQFQHATMNNVQNPIIIDQNYCPDDDDCPHEASGVRISDVTYQDIHGTSATEVAVKFDCSTEYPCTGITMEDVKLTYRSQVAEASCENAGGTASGSVQPTSCL, from the exons ATGGCAAAAGGAACTTCTTCCATGAGTTTGAGTTCTCTTCCTCTAACCCTAATCTGCATTGCCTACTTCTTGTTCTCCCCTCCATCCGCAACAGTCACAGCCCAGTACGACGTCGTGTCACTCGGGGCCAAAGCCGATGGTGAGTCGGACTCGAGCAAGGCCTTCCTTAGTGCCTGGTCCTCAGCCTGCGCCTCCTCCAGCCCTGCCACCATCAATGTCCCAGCCGGCAGCTTCTACATCAAGAGCGCCACTTTTGACGGCCCTTGCAGGAGCACCGTCACATTCAAGATTGCCGGGACGCTCGTGGCGCCCTCCGACTACAGCGTGATCGGGAGTACAGATAATTGGATCATCTTCCACCAAGTCAACGGACTGAATGTTGTCGGAGGGGTCCTCGACGGGCAGGGCTCAGGCTTGTGGGCCTGCAAGGCCTCCGGGAAGGGCTGCCCTCAAGGTGCCACG AATCTGGAGTTCAGCAATTCGGAGAATATTTTCGTCAGTGGCTTAAGCTCGGTTAACAGCCAGATGTTCCACATAGTTGTCAACGGGTGCCAAAACGTGAAACTACAAGGCGTCATGGTTTCTGCCTTGGGGACCAGTCCCAACACCGACGGCATACACATTTCGCAGTCGAAGGATGTCACAGTCCTGAACTCGAAGATAGGTACTGGGGACGACTGTGTCTCAATTGGCCCAGGTGCATCCAATCTCTGGATCGAAAATGTTGCTTGTGGACCTGGCCATGGAATAAG CATTGGGAGCCTTGGGAAGGACTCGCAGGAGGAAGGAGTGCAGAATGTGACGGTCAAAACAGCAACATTTACAGGCACGCAGAACGGGGTGAGGATTAAGTCGTGGGCGAGACCTAGTACTGCCTTTGTGCGCAACATCCAATTCCAGCACGCAACCATGAATAATGTCCAGAACCCCATCATCATCGACCAAAACTACTGCCCAGACGATGATGATTGCCCTCATGAG GCATCTGGTGTCAGGATCAGTGATGTGACTTACCAAGACATCCATGGGACTTCTGCGACGGAGGTTGCAGTGAAATTTGACTGCAGTACGGAGTACCCCTGCACAGGTATAACGATGGAGGACGTAAAGCTCACTTATCGGAGTCAGGTGGCGGAAGCCTCATGTGAGAATGCTGGAGGAACAGCTTCTGGCTCAGTACAACCCACCAGCTGCTTGTAA
- the LOC116195029 gene encoding polygalacturonase-like, producing the protein MARGTTMTMSFSSLPQTLICIAFLFFSPPPVTAAQYDVVSLGAKADGKSDSSKAFLSAWSSACASSGPATINVPSGSFYIKSAAFVGPCKSSSITFKMGGTLVAPSDYSEIGSSENWIIFRHVSGLNVVGGVLDGQGSGLWECKASGKSCPKGATNLEFSNSENILVSGLSSVNSQMFHIVVNGCQNVKLQGVKVSASGTSPNTDGIHISQSQGVTVLNSKIGTGDDCVSIGPGASNLWIENVACGPGHGISIGSLGKDSQEDGVQNVTVTTATFTGTQNGVRIKSWAKPSTGFARNILFQHAVMNNVQNPIIINQNYCTDDDDCPHESSGVRISDVTYQDIHGTSATEVAVKFDCSSEYPCTGITMEDVKLTYGNRVAEASCENAGGTASGAVQPSSCL; encoded by the exons ATGGCTAGAGGAACTACCATGACCATGAGTTTCAGTTCTCTTCCTCAAACCCTTATCTGCATTgccttcttgttcttctcccctcCACCTGTGACAGCAGCTCAGTACGATGTCGTGTCGCTCGGGGCCAAAGCCGACGGAAAGTCGGACTCTAGCAAGGCCTTCCTCAGTGCGTGGTCGTCAGCCTGCGCCTCCTCTGGCCCTGCCACCATCAACGTCCCCTCAGGCAGCTTCTACATCAAAAGTGCTGCCTTCGTCGGGCCCTGCAAGAGTAGCTCCATCACATTCAAGATGGGTGGGACCCTCGTGGCCCCCTCCGACTACAGCGAGATCGGGAGTTCAGAGAACTGGATCATCTTCCGCCACGTCAGCGGACTGAATGTCGTTGGAGGTGTCCTCGATGGGCAGGGGTCGGGCTTGTGGGAGTGCAAGGCCTCGGGGAAGAGCTGCCCTAAAGGTGCCACG AATCTGGAGTTCAGCAATTCGGAGAACATTCTTGTCAGCGGCTTGAGCTCGGTTAACAGCCAGATGTTCCACATAGTTGTCAACGGGTGCCAAAACGTGAAACTACAAGGAGTCAAGGTCTCTGCCTCGGGGACCAGTCCTAACACCGATGGCATCCACATTTCACAGTCGCAGGGTGTCACAGTCCTGAACTCGAAGATAGGAACTGGGGATGACTGTGTTTCAATTGGCCCTGGTGCATCCAATCTCTGGATCGAAAATGTTGCCTGTGGACCTGGCCACGGAATAAG CATTGGGAGCCTTGGGAAGGACTCGCAGGAGGACGGAGTACAGAACGTGACGGTCACAACCGCGACATTTACAGGTACGCAGAATGGGGTGAGAATCAAGTCATGGGCGAAACCTAGCACTGGCTTCGCGCGCAACATCCTATTCCAACATGCAGTCATGAACAATGTCCAGAACCCAATCATCATCAACCAAAACTACTGCACAGATGACGATGATTGCCCTCACGAG TCATCTGGTGTCAGGATCAGTGACGTGACGTACCAAGACATCCACGGGACTTCTGCGACCGAGGTTGCAGTGAAATTTGACTGCAGTTCGGAGTACCCATGCACAGGAATAACGATGGAGGACGTGAAGCTCACTTATGGGAATCGGGTAGCGGAAGCCTCGTGTGAGAATGCTGGAGGAACTGCTTCTGGCGCAGTACAACCCTCCAGCTGCTTGTAA
- the LOC116194854 gene encoding pentatricopeptide repeat-containing protein At3g26782, mitochondrial-like yields MSRASNDSILMVFFFFSSSTKPLKSLQCFPRGRLFAHYSSLTSLQCGQLLQSLTNSKSLCKGRKLHAHMLVSGTLHHNSYLNSKLAAFYAICGCMSQAREVFDETMSKNSFLWNSMIRGYASRDSPVESIVLYREMLRLGQRADRFTYPFVLKACGELLSVKAGRIVHSEAVVNGLVSDVYVGNSLMSMYSKLGDLQDVRKVFDRMPERDLTSWSTVILSHAKNGDPKEAVDVFRSMGRAGVVADGTTLLAVLDACGQMKAIRQGREIHAFVVRNSSRARNEFVGNSIIGMYCDCKSTLEARKLFESINRDLVSWNLMISGYSQNGDPFQSIKLFSRMVRQSLEHGPDEVTITAILGACDQIMALQFGMSVHSYLAKRGFNANHFVGTALVNMYSKCGSLSCSHLAFNELPQRSLFSWSSIISGYGVHGRGREALFAFNKMVSEGLKPDEAVLTSVLSACSHSGLVDEGKEIFESMKREFDLKPTCTHYSCLVDILGRAGKLNEAFELIENLEFKPTRDMWAALLSACWLHRNIELAEIAAQRISSGNPEDVSSYICLSNIYAAEKRWADVQRLRAMMRGQRLRKPPGQSFIELDKKIHRFLVADKSHEQSDAIYAKLKDLREQLEMHGYSPDTSSVLYDVDEEVKEMMVWDHSEKLALAFGLIKSPPGSTIRITKNLRVCADCHTVTKLISKLANREIVMRDIRRFHHFKDGLCSCGDYW; encoded by the coding sequence ATGTCGAGAGCTTCCAATGATTCAATTTTAatggtcttcttcttcttctcttcctccACAAAGCCGCTGAAATCCCTGCAATGCTTCCCCAGAGGTCGTCTCTTCGCCCACTACTCCTCACTCACTTCCCTGCAGTGCGGCCAGCTCTTGCAGTCCCTGACGAACTCCAAGTCCTTATGCAAAGGCCGGAAACTCCATGCCCACATGCTCGTCTCCGGCACCCTCCACCACAACTCCTACTTGAACTCGAAACTCGCCGCATTCTACGCGATCTGCGGCTGTATGAGCCAAGCCCGGGAGGTATTTGATGAGACTATGTCGAAAAATTCCTTCCTTTGGAACTCCATGATCAGGGGCTATGCTTCCAGAGACTCCCCTGTCGAGTCGATTGTCTTATACCGCGAAATGCTTCGTCTTGGACAGAGGGCAGATCGCTTCACTTACCCTTTTGTGCTGAAGGCCTGTGGGGAGTTGTTGAGTGTTAAGGCTGGGAGGATCGTTCACAGTGAGGCTGTGGTTAATGGATTGGTTTCGGATGTTTATGTGGGCAACTCTCTGATGTCAATGTATTCAAAGCTTGGGGACTTGCAGGATGTGAGGAAGGTGTTCGATAGAATGCCCGAGAGGGACTTGACATCTTGGAGCACCGTGATTTTGAGTCATGCTAAGAACGGAGATCCCAAGGAGGCCGTAGATGTTTTCCGATCAATGGGAAGAGCTGGAGTTGTTGCAGATGGGACAACTTTGTTGGCTGTGCTCGATGCCTGTGGTCAGATGAAAGCAATAAGGCAGGGGAGAGAGATTCATGCTTTTGTGGTGAGGAATAGCTCCAGAGCTCGTAATGAATTCGTGGGGAACTCTATTATCGGGATGTATTGTGATTGCAAATCTACTTTGGAAGCAAGGAAATTGTTCGAGTCCATAAATAGAGATCTTGTGTCATGGAACTTGATGATTTCTGGTTACTCACAAAATGGGGATCCATTTCAAAGCATCAAGCTTTTCTCTCGGATGGTTCGACAAAGTTTAGAGCATGGGCCTGATGAAGTCACCATCACTGCCATCCTTGGAGCTTGTGATCAAATCATGGCCCTCCAATTCGGCATGTCAGTACATTCTTATCTTGCTAAGAGAGGATTTAATGCGAATCATTTCGTCGGTACAGCTCTTGTCAACATGTACTCGAAATGCGGGAGTTTATCCTGTTCACATCTCGCTTTCAATGAACTTCCCCAAAGGAGCTTGTTTTCTTGGAGCTCTATCATCTCAGGTTATGGAGTTCATGGTAGAGGAAGGGAAGCTCTCTTTGCATTTAATAAAATGGTTTCAGAAGGTTTAAAACCAGACGAGGCCGTTCTCACTTCTGTTCTATCAGCTTGTAGTCACTCAGGTCTAGTGGACGAAGGAAAAGAGATTTTTGAGAGTATGAAGAGAGAGTTTGATTTGAAGCCTACATGTACACATTACTCGTGTTTGGTGGACATTCTTGGGCGAGCTGGGAAGTTAAATGAAGCATTTGAGCTGATCGAAAATCTCGAGTTTAAACCTACAAGGGATATGTGGGCTGCACTTCTTTCGGCTTGCTGGTTACACCGAAATATTGAGCTCGCTGAAATTGCTGCTCAGAGGATATCCTCTGGGAACCCAGAAGATGTCAGTAGCTATATTTGCCTTTCAAATATTTATGCTGCAGAAAAAAGATGGGCCGACGTACAAAGACTTAGGGCCATGATGAGGGGACAGAGACTGAGAAAACCACCTGGGCAGAGCTTCATTGAATTGGATAAGAAGATTCACCGTTTCTTAGTTGCAGATAAGTCACATGAACAATCGGATGCTATATATGCAAAGTTGAAGGACTTGAGAGAACAGCTTGAGATGCATGGATATAGTCCTGATACGAGTTCAGTGTTGTATGATGTTGATGAGGAAGTTAAGGAGATGATGGTTTGGGATCATAGTGAGAAACTTGCTCTTGCTTTTGGGCTTATTAAGTCACCTCCTGGGTCGACTATCAGGATCACAAAGAACCTCCGTGTTTGTGCAGATTGTCATACAGTGACGAAACTAATTTCGAAGCTAGCAAATAGGGAGATAGTCATGCGAGATATTCGTAGGTTCCACCACTTTAAAGATGGGTTATGTTCTTGTGGGGATTACTGGTGA